The following proteins are co-located in the Gemmatimonadota bacterium genome:
- a CDS encoding DUF362 domain-containing protein, with translation MQSKVAVLRTSPHTVFEDYHRLLNLADYQNIIAKEVETALKINISWHFFFPGCSTTPWQLDGVIRAMKRDGYDPDLIHGCHNRTVVIDARLGEKENKHLPVIEAHGLKNIHLYEGEEWINVRDAVGDLTENFLCLNEVYPKGFHIPKRFIDENIIHFPTVKTHVFTTTTGAMKNAFGGLLNERRHWTHPVIHETLVDLLMIQKKIHRGVFAVMDGTFAGDGPGPRCMIPHTKNVILASADQVAIDAVAAKMMGFDPLSIKYIRIAHDLGLGCGDPTQIEIVGDLDAAEENWDFVGPYKKMTFASKMQHRIYWGSLKKPIEWSLKTILAPWAYMASVLYHDSFWYPFHAKNKMQDVLNSDWGRLFRNWEHLTPNAQGFPDVGDTSAKLKKTNLQALRDSLGILRDCIVEAPEFIQSRKRENTLHAHDRKH, from the coding sequence ATGCAAAGCAAAGTCGCTGTCCTCCGCACATCGCCGCATACGGTCTTTGAAGACTACCACCGCCTGCTCAATCTGGCGGATTACCAGAATATAATTGCCAAAGAAGTAGAAACCGCGCTCAAGATCAACATTTCCTGGCACTTCTTTTTCCCCGGATGTTCCACAACACCATGGCAACTCGACGGTGTTATTCGCGCCATGAAACGGGATGGCTACGATCCCGACCTCATTCACGGCTGCCACAACCGAACCGTGGTCATTGACGCACGTTTGGGCGAAAAAGAAAACAAACACCTCCCCGTCATCGAAGCGCACGGCTTGAAAAATATACATCTCTACGAAGGCGAAGAATGGATCAACGTACGCGACGCAGTCGGCGACCTCACCGAAAATTTTCTCTGCCTGAACGAAGTCTATCCCAAAGGCTTTCACATTCCCAAACGCTTCATTGATGAAAACATCATCCATTTCCCCACCGTCAAAACCCACGTCTTTACCACCACCACAGGCGCCATGAAAAATGCCTTTGGCGGCCTGCTCAACGAACGCCGTCACTGGACACATCCCGTCATTCACGAAACCCTCGTCGATCTGCTCATGATTCAAAAGAAAATCCACCGCGGTGTCTTCGCAGTCATGGACGGCACCTTTGCAGGCGATGGCCCCGGCCCGCGCTGTATGATTCCCCACACCAAAAACGTCATCCTCGCCAGTGCCGATCAGGTCGCCATTGACGCAGTCGCCGCCAAAATGATGGGCTTTGACCCACTTTCAATCAAATACATCCGCATAGCACACGACCTGGGCCTGGGATGCGGGGATCCCACCCAAATCGAAATTGTGGGCGATTTGGACGCCGCAGAAGAGAATTGGGACTTTGTTGGCCCGTACAAAAAAATGACCTTTGCCTCTAAAATGCAGCACAGGATCTACTGGGGGAGCCTCAAAAAACCCATCGAATGGTCGCTCAAAACCATCCTCGCCCCCTGGGCTTATATGGCTTCCGTACTCTACCACGACAGTTTCTGGTATCCTTTCCACGCGAAAAACAAAATGCAGGACGTGCTAAACAGCGACTGGGGCCGCCTCTTCCGCAACTGGGAACACCTCACCCCAAACGCACAGGGCTTTCCCGACGTGGGCGACACCTCTGCCAAACTGAAAAAAACAAATCTGCAAGCCCTGAGGGATTCGCTCGGTATCTTGCGCGATTGCATTGTCGAAGCCCCCGAATTCATCCAGTCCCGCAAAAGAGAAAACACCCTGCACGCCCATGACCGAAAACATTAA